Within the Populus trichocarpa isolate Nisqually-1 chromosome 14, P.trichocarpa_v4.1, whole genome shotgun sequence genome, the region CACCGTCCGTTTGCAAAGCAGTAATAACCGATTTCAAGGCCCGACTGGGCGAATTCCTGTTCGCAAGCATAAGCTCCCCAATCTCAGCTGGGCTCAAACTTGCCCCAGTTAGAAAAATCTCCTCTACTTGAGGAAACAATTTATGATCCTTAACACCCAAGTAACTGTTCGCCAGAGTTTTGAATGCAGCAAAATCACACAAAGGGAAATGAATATGAACATCAATCCGACCCGGTCTAAGAATAGCCGGGTCAACATGATCTTTACCGTTCATTGTAAAAACCATAATTCTTTCCTCTGCACAGCAAGCATTTAATATCCCATCCATGAAGTTCAAAACACCTGATAAGCTAACACCCGTTGATTTATCCATCAAAAACCGATCAAGGTCTTCAATCAAAATCACTGACTTGCTTGTCGTTTGTAACAATAGCGTTTTCAGATCCGAATCATCCAAAACTCTTGAAAGATCAATACCATACACATCGTAGCCAATAAAATTGGCCATAGCTGCAACAAAGCTGGATTTTCCAGTACCTGATGGACCGTACAATAAGTAGCTTCGCTTCCAGGCACGCCCCAGCCGGTGGTAGTACTGTTTGGTTTTGAGGAATGACTCAAGATCTGATTTCAACTTATTCTTCAGATCAGAATCCATCACAATTGTATCAAACGTTGAAGGATGATTGAATGGAACAGATCTCCACCGTCTGTTTTGCTCATGACTGCCAATATTTATGTAGAGCTTCAAACCTTTCTTCTTCTGCTCGACCTCGTCCGATGTTATGTGGATGTGCTGCAGATAAGGACGCAGAATTCTGCGCTTATCGGCTCTTCTGACCTTCAAAACCAAGGTTCTGCAACAAGTCGTATCGCTTTTGTCGTCGTTAATCCAAGAAACTCTAGCTCCAAGGAAATAATCATCGATTACCTGGTTGGGATCGAGATGAAGGATGATATCGTTGGATTTTTTTCCGGCGAAGAGATTGGTGTAATCAGAGTCTTCCATGGAAGCCAGAGAGCTGAGATAAATTGAGACTTTGTGATAAAGCTGATTTTCTTGCATGCTCTCGTTGAATTCTGGGACTTTGAAGAATTGATAGACATGAAAACAATCTTCTATAGATCTCCACCATTTTTTGGTGATGTAAATTAGCCCAGTTTTGAATAAAAGGACACGAAGCAAAAACAGTAGACTAACAATTATGAACAAAAGTAAGAATGGGGTATAAAGAATTTCCATGGTTTGCTgcaaattgaagaaaagaaaaaaaaaagaaaaaaaaaaagaagaaagatataAACTCAAAGATGGAGTCTTGGGATTTTAATGGGAGATTTTTTCCTCTTGCAAGAATTAGAAGTAGCCATGAGTGAGGGAATCTGCA harbors:
- the LOC7492796 gene encoding AAA-ATPase At2g46620, whose amino-acid sequence is MEILYTPFLLLFIIVSLLFLLRVLLFKTGLIYITKKWWRSIEDCFHVYQFFKVPEFNESMQENQLYHKVSIYLSSLASMEDSDYTNLFAGKKSNDIILHLDPNQVIDDYFLGARVSWINDDKSDTTCCRTLVLKVRRADKRRILRPYLQHIHITSDEVEQKKKGLKLYINIGSHEQNRRWRSVPFNHPSTFDTIVMDSDLKNKLKSDLESFLKTKQYYHRLGRAWKRSYLLYGPSGTGKSSFVAAMANFIGYDVYGIDLSRVLDDSDLKTLLLQTTSKSVILIEDLDRFLMDKSTGVSLSGVLNFMDGILNACCAEERIMVFTMNGKDHVDPAILRPGRIDVHIHFPLCDFAAFKTLANSYLGVKDHKLFPQVEEIFLTGASLSPAEIGELMLANRNSPSRALKSVITALQTDGDGRGSLNIRRQWTDNSSRKSTEDSGEHSGVFSKEGVHAMKDFRKLYGLLRFKSNKTSESFDMTPDRKDGQSYGS